From the Streptomyces sp. NBC_01216 genome, the window CGTCACGGCCTTGCGTGTACGAAGAGTTGTACGCATGACTGCCCCGTCTCTTCCGTGCGCGTGCTCGTCCCGGTCCCGACAGGTCTACGCCGGGCGTCCGGACCCCGCAATACCGCCTTCGGCGGGAAATCGGAGATCGTGATCGGCTCGTGACGTGCGGTCAGGGCGCGAGAGAACCGGTATCCGGGCACGGGGACCGGCCTCGGCCGGGCGGGGAGCCGCGGCGGGCGGAGGAGCGGGTACGCGTCGGGCCGGGTCCTCCGGGGGAGGCCCGGAGGGCCATCGAGGATGCGTCAGGGGCGGACGGCGGGGGTCAGCGGGGACACCGGCGTCGCCTCGACGGAGCGGGCAGCCCTCTCCAGCGCGGAGGCGAGCAGCGCCAGGTCGGTCGGTCCGTTGCCCAGTTCGCGCACCGGTCTGCGGGTGGGCGGGTCGCCCATCCGCTCCCATTCCAGCGGGACCACCGTGGGCCGCAGGGTCGCCGTGCGCGGGATGCGGCCGGTGACCCGGCCCGCCTGGAACGGGGTCACCCGGCCGTCCGGGTGGCCGAGCCGCCCCCGGCCAGGTGCCGGACCGTCGGGACCGGACGCGACGGGCGGCGCGTCGAGCACGATCCGCAGCCGCGCCCCGTGGGCCGGCTCCGTGTCCGCCGTCCGGTCGGGCCGGGCCGAGGTCGCGACGAGGTGCACGCCCAGCCGGGCGCCGCCGCGCGCGACGGCCTCGAGGGCCCGCACCACCGAGCCGGCCGCGGGCCGCCCCGGCGCTCCGAGTGCGGGTGCCACGAGTGCGTCGTAGTCGTCGACCAGCACGACGAGCCGGGGGAGCCCGTCCGCCTCGGCGGCGCCGGGCGCTTCGGCGCCCCGGGGAACCCGGCTCCGGAACCGGTCCTCCGGGCCGGTCTCGTCGACCCGGACCACGCGCCCGCTGGGCCGGTCGCCGAGGTCGCCGGAGGCGGCCCTCGGAAGGCGTCCGGAGGAGCGGTCTTGGGGACCGGACTCCTCGCGCAGCGGCAGCCGCCCGGAGGGGCGGTCGCCGAGGTCGCCGTCCGGCACTCGCGGGACGCGCCCGCCGGGCCGGTCGGTGAGATCGGCGGCCCCGGCGCGCGGGACACGTTCGCCGACGGGCCCCTCGCCCGTCCGCAGGGTCCGGCCGCTGGGCAGGTAGGTCAGGTCGTCCGCCCCGGACCGCGAGGTCCGGCCGCTCGGGCGTTCGTCGAGGCTGCCGTCGCCGGGGCGGCCGGTGCCCGTCCGGGCGTCGGGAATCCGGGTGGTGACCCGGGCCGAGACGGGAAGCGTCTCCGCCGCGCTCGGCGGGCGCTGCGCGATCAGACGGCCGGTGGCCCGCCGGTCGGCGAAGTGCCCGTCACCCAGCAGCTCCGCGCGCCGCTTCAGCTCGGCGCCCAGCGCCTGGGCGAACGCCCGCATCCGCACCGGGTCGGAGGCGACCAGGTGCTCGGTGACGTGCGGCAGCTCCGTGCAGACGCCCAGGCCCTCGCCGCGTTCGCCCCCCGCGCCGTCGACCAGCAGCAGACCCAGGCGGTCGGGTCGGCCGCCGGCCGCCAGCGAGGCGGCGACCGACCGCAGCAGCTCCGTCCGTCCGCTGCCCGCCGGCCCCTCGATCAGCAGGTGCGGGCCTTCCTCGGCCAGGTCGACCGAGACCGGTCCGCGCGGGCCCGCGCCGAGTACGGCCGTGCCGTCCCCTGCCGAGGCCCAGCGGGCCATCAGGGACGCGGGAGTGGCCCGAGCGAGACCGAGTTCGTCGAGCAGCCTCGCGGAAGGCGGGAGCGCCGCCGCGGTGGCCCGGCCGTGCGGGGCCTCGGACTCGGTGCGCAGCGGCGCCAAGGCGCGGCCGAAGCGGTCCGCCCAGGCCACCGACACCGCGTCCACCACACCGATGGTGCCGTGCCCCGCGGCCCGGCCGCCGGCCGTCCGCAGCAGCCGGAGCGCCGTCGCCACGTCGCCGCTCAGCAGGGCGACCGCCCCACACTCGCGGAAGGCCAGGGAGGCCGCGCAGGCACTCTCGTACGTCGCGGCGACGGGGGACACGGGGGAAGCGGTCGGCGCCTCGGCCAGACAGACCAGATGGATACCGGCGGCGGCGCCCGCACCCGCGAGCCGTGCCGTCGTCTCCCGCAGCGCCGCCGTGCCGGGGTCGCCGTCCACGATCACGACCGTGACCGGTCCTTCGTGGCGGGCCGCCGCCTCGGCGACGGCCGTGCGGTCGGCGCTCGGCCAGCCGGGTCCCAGCGGTCCCTCGTCCAGCCTCCGGGTGAGCTCCGCGGCGCGCGCCTGCGCCTGGTCCCGGTCGTAGGCGAGGAGGAGCCGGCAGTCCTGGCCGTGCGCCGGGCGCAGATGGGGGAGCCAGCCGAGCCAGGCCCAGGCGCGGCGCCGTTCCTCCAGCGGCCGGGCGCGGTCCGCGCTGATGAGCACGATCTCCAGGTCGGCGGGAGAGTGCAGGGCGGCGAGCTGGGCCACGACCGAGCGGGCGAGTCCGGCCAGACGGTTCCCGGGGCCCGCGAGCCCGAGCGACCCCACCTCGCGCAGGCCGACGGTGACCGGGACGCCGGACAGCGCGGCGCGGTCGGCCGTGCCGAGCCGGACCACGAGGGACTCGGGGTGGTCGGGGCCGCGCTCCCAGAGCCGGGGCCCGGGGCCCAGCACGGTGAGCAGCACCGCCGCCGGATCGGGCCAGGTGTCGGGGGCGGGCCAGGTACCCGCCGCGGCCGGCGGGGTCGTGGGCGGCGCACCGGTTCCGGTGGCCGCGTGCGGTGTGTCCTCCCTGCCGCCGGCCAGGCGCCGGGCCCAGGCCCCTATTCCTCGCCGGCCGCGGGTCGGCGGGGGCCGGCGCCGGGTCCTGCTGTGGGCCTCGGACTCGTCGGCCGGGGGGTCTGAGGCCCGTGCGTGGCCGAACGCGCCGCCGTGGTCCAGCCCGCCGCCGTGGGTGGCGTCGGCACGGGTGCCGTACGGGCCGTGGGTGCCGTGTTCCTCGCCGTGCTGGCCGGGGAGAGGGGTCCTCCCGGTCCGGCTGCCGGGGCCGTCCCGGCCGTCAGTGGTCCCGGAGTCGGAGTCGGCCGGGTGGGACACCGCGCCCGGCCCGCCCCGGAACCCCGCCCCGTGGGCGAGGGCCGGCTCCGCGTCGGCGGGGGCCGTGTCCCACGCCGGTCCGCCGCCGGCATCCGGGACGGCCCCGCCCGGATCGGTGGTGATGCCCGCGCCCGCGAGACCCGTCCCCGCGGGGAAGCCCACCCTCAGGTGTCCCTCGCCATCCGGCGTCGTCGGCAGCGTGTCCGCGCCGCCGACGTCGGGACCCGTCAGGCGCAGGGCGGACTCGCCGAGGCGCAGCAGGGCGCCGGGGCGGAACCGCACCGGGCGGTCGCCGACCGGTGTGCCGTCCAGTGTGGTGCCGTTCGTGGAGCCGAGGTCCGCGACGGTGACCCGGCCGTCCTCGCCCACCGTGACCGCGCAGTGCATCCGCGAGACGTCCGGGTCGTCGAGCGGAACGTCCGCGTCCATGGAGCGCCCGACCCGGATCGGCCCGCCGTGCAGCAGGTGTACTCCCCCCGCGTCGGGCCCCGCGACGACGTGGAGCCGGGCCGCGGCGCCCGCGCCGGTCCGCTCGTCCTCGCCCGGGACCTGGAGCGTGATCACGGCGCCGTCCACGAGCGGGGGCTCGCCCAGGGCCGAGCGCTGTCCGTCGAGACGTTCCCGGCCCGCGTAGAGGACGGTGGTGCCGGAGGTGGGGGTGTCGGGCCCGGAGACGGCCGCGGCGAGAGCCGAGGCCACGGCGGCCAGCGCGGTCCCCGCCGGAGCGGTGACGAGCACGTCGCAGGAGCGCCCCGCGCCGTGTCCGGCGTGCGGTGCGAGGACGGTCAGCCGGATCTGCATCGCCGTCAGCGGTCCCTTCTGCGCGTGTGCTCGGCAGGGGAGTCGCTGTGAGTCTCCCCCCGCCCGGCACCGACGCGTCGTCCGGTTCAGGTCAGCGCGGCGCGGGGGCTCCCGACCCCGATGCGACGTGCTGTGGGCATCCTCGCACTTGCCACGGACAACACGCCCACGGGTCGGCCTCAAGTGATCTTGAATGGTCGGCTGTGGACGTAAAAATGCCTGGTTGAGCACACCCTGTGTCGCACGCGGCAACCACGGGTACGGCTGACGCGTCTTGTTTTCGGACAAGTCCGGCGCCTGAAGGTAAGGAATCGGCCATAGGGTGCTCGGCCGTGCGATCGACCGTTGACTCGTTCGGCGGCACTAAAGTGGGTCGGACACCCGGACGGGTCACCACAGACGACAGGAGCCCGGGACCACCCCCCCAGGACCACGATCAGCAGGGAGCGCGTGACGTGCGGCCTATCGGCAGCAAGTACCTGCTCGAGGAGCCGCTCGGCCGCGGCGCCACGGGCACCGTCTGGCGAGCCCGCATGGGGGCGCCCCCAGGCGAGTCCGCCGTGCCGGGCCGGCCCGGCGAGACGGTCGCGATCAAGGTCCTCAAGGAGGAGCTGGCCAACGACGCGGACATCGTGATGCGCTTCCTGCGCGAGCGGTCCGTACTGCTCCGGCTCACCCACCCCAACATCGTGCGCACCCGGGACCTGGTCGTGGAGGGCGACGTCCTGGCCCTGGTCATGGATCTCGTCGAGGGGCCCGACCTGCACCGCTACATCCGGGACAACGGCCCGCTCACCCCGGTCGCCGCCGGTCTGCTCACCGCGCAGATCGCCGACGCGCTCGCCGCCAGCCACGCCGACGGTGTCGTCCACCGCGACCTCAAGCCCGCCAACGTCCTGCTCGCCGAGCAGGACGGCCGGATGCACCCGATGCTCACCGACTTCGGCATCGCGCGCCTGGCGGACTCGCCGGGACTGACCCGCACGCACGAGTTCGTCGGCACCCCCGCCTACGTCGCGCCCGAGTCCGCCGAGGGCCGCCCGCAGACCTCCGCTGTGGACATCTACGGCGCCGGCATCCTCCTGTACGAGCTGGTCACGGGCCGTCCGCCGTTCGCGGGCGGTACCGCGCTGGAGGTCCTGCACCGGCACCTCAGCGAGGAGCCGCGGCGCCCCTCGACCGTCCCGGGTCCGCTGTGGACCGTCATCGAGCGCTGTCTGAGCAAGGACCCCGAGCGCCGGCCCAGCGCCGAGAACCTGGCGCGCGGCCTGCGTACGGTCGCCGCCGGCATCGGAGTGCACGCCACCCCCGACCAGATCGAGGCCGCCGACGGCGTCGGGGCGCTGCTCGCCCCCGACCCGGCGCCGGCGCCCGTCCCGCCGGCTCCCGGCGTGGACCCGGCCGGCGCCACCCAGGTGCTGCCCGGGGCGCCCTCGTACGATCCCTCCGCGGCGACCAGCGTCCTGCCCACCGGCGGCGGGCCCGCCGCGGCCGACCCCACCGCGGTCATGCCGCCCGTTCCCCCGCCCTCCTCGCAGAACGAGGAACCGCACCCCTGGCAGAGCCAGCTGCGTGCCGCCCGGGACCGCAACGAGCAGACGCAGGTGCAGTACCTCGACCCGGGCGAGGACCCGCTTCGACGTCGCCCGCAGCGCCGGCCGCAGCCGCCCCGGCACCAGCCCCCGCAGTCCCAGCCCCCGCAGTCCCAGCCCCCGCAGTCCCAGCCGCGGCAGTACGAAGGCCGGCCACCGCAGCCGTACCAGCAGCCCCCACAGCCCTACCGGCAGGAGCCGCAGCGGCAGCAGCAGTACCCCCCGCAGTACCAGCAGCCGCCGCAGCCGTACCAGCAGCCGCAGCAGCCTCCGCAGGCCCGGCCGTACACGCCTCCGCGGCAGCAGTACACCCCTCCGCAGCCGCCGCCCCCGGCACCGGCTCCGCGCGAGCCGCGCGCGCCCCGCCCGCGCGGCGCCAACCCGATGCGGATCCCGGGGCTCGGCTGCCTCAAGGGCTGCCTCTTCACGGTCGCCCTCTTCGTGATCGCGGGCTGGCTCGTCTGGGAGCTCACCCCGCTCGCGGACTGGGTCGACCAGGGCAAGGGCTACTGGGAGGCCATCGGCGACGCGATCACGTCCGTCAGCGACTGGGTCTCCGAACTCAGCGACACCGGCGGCGGTGGTGCTACCGACGGTACGGGACAGTAGTACCGCCGATTTATCGACTTCCGAGGGATGAATTCCCCTCGGAAGTGAGTTCCGGCGCCGGGGGGCGCGTAACTTTGTCGAGACCGCCAGTCGCTGAGGGAGCAGTCTTGGCACGGAATATCGGCAGCCGCTACAAGGCCCACCAGATCCTCGGGCGGGGCAG encodes:
- a CDS encoding FHA domain-containing protein, with the protein product MQIRLTVLAPHAGHGAGRSCDVLVTAPAGTALAAVASALAAAVSGPDTPTSGTTVLYAGRERLDGQRSALGEPPLVDGAVITLQVPGEDERTGAGAAARLHVVAGPDAGGVHLLHGGPIRVGRSMDADVPLDDPDVSRMHCAVTVGEDGRVTVADLGSTNGTTLDGTPVGDRPVRFRPGALLRLGESALRLTGPDVGGADTLPTTPDGEGHLRVGFPAGTGLAGAGITTDPGGAVPDAGGGPAWDTAPADAEPALAHGAGFRGGPGAVSHPADSDSGTTDGRDGPGSRTGRTPLPGQHGEEHGTHGPYGTRADATHGGGLDHGGAFGHARASDPPADESEAHSRTRRRPPPTRGRRGIGAWARRLAGGREDTPHAATGTGAPPTTPPAAAGTWPAPDTWPDPAAVLLTVLGPGPRLWERGPDHPESLVVRLGTADRAALSGVPVTVGLREVGSLGLAGPGNRLAGLARSVVAQLAALHSPADLEIVLISADRARPLEERRRAWAWLGWLPHLRPAHGQDCRLLLAYDRDQAQARAAELTRRLDEGPLGPGWPSADRTAVAEAAARHEGPVTVVIVDGDPGTAALRETTARLAGAGAAAGIHLVCLAEAPTASPVSPVAATYESACAASLAFRECGAVALLSGDVATALRLLRTAGGRAAGHGTIGVVDAVSVAWADRFGRALAPLRTESEAPHGRATAAALPPSARLLDELGLARATPASLMARWASAGDGTAVLGAGPRGPVSVDLAEEGPHLLIEGPAGSGRTELLRSVAASLAAGGRPDRLGLLLVDGAGGERGEGLGVCTELPHVTEHLVASDPVRMRAFAQALGAELKRRAELLGDGHFADRRATGRLIAQRPPSAAETLPVSARVTTRIPDARTGTGRPGDGSLDERPSGRTSRSGADDLTYLPSGRTLRTGEGPVGERVPRAGAADLTDRPGGRVPRVPDGDLGDRPSGRLPLREESGPQDRSSGRLPRAASGDLGDRPSGRVVRVDETGPEDRFRSRVPRGAEAPGAAEADGLPRLVVLVDDYDALVAPALGAPGRPAAGSVVRALEAVARGGARLGVHLVATSARPDRTADTEPAHGARLRIVLDAPPVASGPDGPAPGRGRLGHPDGRVTPFQAGRVTGRIPRTATLRPTVVPLEWERMGDPPTRRPVRELGNGPTDLALLASALERAARSVEATPVSPLTPAVRP
- a CDS encoding serine/threonine-protein kinase, whose protein sequence is MRPIGSKYLLEEPLGRGATGTVWRARMGAPPGESAVPGRPGETVAIKVLKEELANDADIVMRFLRERSVLLRLTHPNIVRTRDLVVEGDVLALVMDLVEGPDLHRYIRDNGPLTPVAAGLLTAQIADALAASHADGVVHRDLKPANVLLAEQDGRMHPMLTDFGIARLADSPGLTRTHEFVGTPAYVAPESAEGRPQTSAVDIYGAGILLYELVTGRPPFAGGTALEVLHRHLSEEPRRPSTVPGPLWTVIERCLSKDPERRPSAENLARGLRTVAAGIGVHATPDQIEAADGVGALLAPDPAPAPVPPAPGVDPAGATQVLPGAPSYDPSAATSVLPTGGGPAAADPTAVMPPVPPPSSQNEEPHPWQSQLRAARDRNEQTQVQYLDPGEDPLRRRPQRRPQPPRHQPPQSQPPQSQPPQSQPRQYEGRPPQPYQQPPQPYRQEPQRQQQYPPQYQQPPQPYQQPQQPPQARPYTPPRQQYTPPQPPPPAPAPREPRAPRPRGANPMRIPGLGCLKGCLFTVALFVIAGWLVWELTPLADWVDQGKGYWEAIGDAITSVSDWVSELSDTGGGGATDGTGQ